Proteins encoded by one window of Rhodobacteraceae bacterium IMCC1335:
- a CDS encoding YifB family Mg chelatase-like AAA ATPase, translated as MIARVVTVAFCGLDVRSVEVECAVAAGLPGLTIIGLADKAVSEARERVRSALHSLSLALPPKRITISLTPADLPKEGAHFDLAIALAILSAIEAIPGDCLQETLAIGALSLDGRLNAVTGALPAALHAAENGLSLLCPQACGAEAAWVETTPVISADTLGRLIQHLNGQAVISPAAPGLVFLQNSTTDFADIKGQERAKRALEIAAAGRHHTFLIGTPGSGKSMLAARLTALLPELNAKEALETAMIHSVSGLLKEGGISRSPPFYAPHHTASKVALVGGGRKAQPGEISLAHNGVLFLDELPEFSREALETLRQPLETGEIWIARASAHIRYPCRFLLIAAANPCKCGYLYQAERACNKAPHCGAHYFQRLSGPLLDRFDLCVHVEATSFTSLQNQDLGETTGDIAARVRAAQRCQSLRFSAHDGIHTNADAHGKVLTQTCALAPETIGWLHKALDHFQLSPRGYHRMLRVARTIADLDGSDAIEKPHLSEALGFRPFPASGKSAKQAG; from the coding sequence ATGATTGCGCGGGTTGTTACAGTTGCGTTTTGTGGTCTGGATGTCCGCTCGGTTGAGGTGGAATGCGCTGTGGCGGCAGGGCTTCCGGGCTTAACCATCATTGGATTGGCCGATAAAGCCGTCAGCGAAGCGCGTGAACGCGTAAGATCTGCATTGCACAGCTTGTCTTTGGCATTGCCGCCGAAGCGGATTACCATCAGCCTTACGCCAGCCGACTTGCCCAAAGAGGGCGCACATTTCGATCTTGCAATCGCGCTGGCGATACTCAGCGCGATCGAGGCAATTCCCGGCGATTGCCTGCAAGAAACTTTAGCCATCGGCGCTTTGTCTTTGGATGGCAGATTGAACGCCGTGACCGGCGCGCTGCCCGCCGCGCTACATGCGGCCGAAAATGGGTTATCACTTTTATGCCCGCAAGCCTGCGGAGCAGAAGCGGCATGGGTTGAAACAACGCCTGTCATATCAGCGGATACATTGGGCCGTTTGATACAGCATTTGAACGGTCAAGCCGTCATATCCCCTGCGGCGCCTGGTTTGGTTTTTCTGCAAAACTCCACCACGGATTTTGCGGATATCAAAGGCCAAGAGCGCGCCAAACGCGCCTTGGAAATCGCTGCAGCCGGGCGTCATCATACCTTTCTGATTGGAACGCCCGGTTCGGGGAAATCAATGCTGGCAGCCCGGTTGACAGCCCTTTTGCCCGAGCTTAACGCCAAAGAAGCGCTGGAAACTGCGATGATACACTCGGTCAGCGGCTTACTGAAAGAAGGGGGTATTTCACGCTCTCCACCGTTTTACGCCCCCCATCATACGGCGTCTAAAGTGGCGCTGGTTGGGGGTGGGCGCAAAGCCCAACCAGGCGAGATTTCGCTTGCCCATAACGGGGTGTTATTTTTGGATGAGCTGCCCGAATTCTCACGCGAAGCGCTTGAAACCTTGCGCCAGCCGCTTGAAACGGGGGAAATTTGGATTGCCCGCGCCAGCGCACATATTCGCTACCCGTGCCGTTTTTTATTGATCGCCGCCGCCAATCCCTGCAAATGCGGATATTTGTATCAAGCTGAACGTGCCTGTAACAAGGCTCCCCACTGCGGCGCACATTATTTTCAACGCTTATCAGGGCCGCTTTTGGATCGCTTCGACCTTTGCGTGCATGTAGAAGCCACCTCATTCACCTCTTTGCAAAATCAAGATCTTGGTGAAACCACCGGCGATATTGCGGCCCGCGTGCGGGCTGCACAGCGCTGTCAGAGCCTTCGGTTTTCCGCCCATGACGGGATTCACACCAACGCAGATGCTCATGGCAAAGTGCTGACCCAAACATGCGCTCTTGCACCTGAAACCATCGGCTGGCTGCACAAAGCCTTGGATCATTTTCAACTTTCGCCGCGCGGCTATCATCGTATGCTGCGGGTCGCGCGAACCATCGCCGACCTAGACGGCAGCGACGCAATCGAAAAACCACATTTGAGCGAGGCCTTGGGTTTTCGCCCCTTCCCGGCGTCTGGAAAGTCGGCAAAGCAAGCAGGCTGA
- a CDS encoding histidine phosphatase family protein, whose amino-acid sequence MMSRLFLVRHGPTHVKAMVGWTDVKADLTDSAALARLRASLPQKALMISSDLRRAIDTADALQLRQRRLPHATGLREMHFGDWEMKTFNDVNVTDPDGIFAFYDTPGDVAPPNGESWNMFSARVDTALDTLRAEYHGSDLIIVAHFGVILRQFQRAKAISAYQAFGQKIENLSLTEIEITDHLWRVNRVNALI is encoded by the coding sequence ATGATGAGCAGATTGTTTCTGGTGCGCCATGGCCCGACCCATGTCAAAGCAATGGTTGGCTGGACGGATGTTAAGGCAGACCTCACGGATAGCGCGGCACTGGCGCGTTTGCGGGCGAGCCTGCCACAAAAGGCCCTGATGATTTCATCAGACCTGCGCCGGGCAATCGATACAGCCGATGCGTTGCAACTGAGGCAAAGGCGCCTGCCGCATGCAACGGGTCTGCGCGAGATGCATTTTGGCGATTGGGAAATGAAAACCTTCAATGATGTCAATGTCACCGACCCGGATGGCATTTTTGCATTTTACGACACGCCCGGGGATGTCGCCCCGCCCAATGGCGAAAGTTGGAATATGTTCTCGGCGCGCGTCGATACGGCCCTCGATACTTTGCGGGCCGAATATCATGGCAGCGATTTGATCATCGTTGCGCATTTTGGCGTAATATTGCGGCAATTTCAGCGCGCCAAAGCAATTTCTGCCTATCAGGCTTTTGGTCAAAAAATAGAGAACCTATCGCTCACAGAGATTGAGATCACGGACCATCTCTGGCGCGTTAACCGGGTGAATGCGCTTATTTAA
- the cobU gene encoding bifunctional adenosylcobinamide kinase/adenosylcobinamide-phosphate guanylyltransferase, producing the protein MQHHITLIIGGAASGKSLWAENYTLSVTKRPLYIATAQPFDTEMEEKIAAHRARRTAQWELKEAPLDLVEALSGLTSESCALIDCLTMWLSNHLLADTPLEPLETDLLKALSICPAQLVLVTNEVGYSVVPENALARKFRTAQGQLNQRLAAAANKVVLVTAGLPLVLKSADP; encoded by the coding sequence ATGCAGCATCACATCACATTGATTATCGGCGGGGCGGCCTCTGGCAAGTCGCTTTGGGCTGAAAATTATACACTGAGCGTAACCAAGCGGCCCCTTTATATCGCAACGGCGCAGCCATTTGATACCGAAATGGAAGAGAAGATTGCCGCACATCGCGCGCGCAGAACCGCGCAGTGGGAACTCAAAGAAGCCCCGCTGGATTTGGTGGAGGCTCTGTCAGGCCTAACGTCTGAAAGCTGCGCTTTGATTGACTGTCTTACCATGTGGCTGAGCAATCATCTTTTGGCAGATACGCCTTTAGAACCTTTGGAAACAGATTTATTAAAGGCTCTGAGCATATGCCCAGCCCAGCTAGTATTAGTGACCAATGAGGTAGGATATAGCGTGGTTCCAGAAAACGCTTTGGCGCGTAAATTCCGCACCGCGCAGGGGCAGTTGAACCAAAGGCTTGCCGCAGCGGCGAATAAGGTAGTGTTGGTCACCGCTGGCTTACCGTTGGTTCTAAAAAGCGCGGATCCATGA
- a CDS encoding RNA polymerase factor sigma-32 yields the protein MALDAGSDMSFSRRAMKAELLDAETELKLAYAWRDHRDEQALHRLINAYMRLAISMAAKFKRYGAPMNDLIQEAGLGLMKAADKFDPDRGVRFSTYAVWWIKASVQDYVMRNWSMVRTGSTSSQKSLFFNLRRVQAQLEREASQRGDRLDRHQLHQLIATEVGVPLNDVEMMDGRLSGSDYSLNATQSSEDEGREWIDTIEDEGAQTQHMFEDEHDTDQLRQWLLQALHALNDRERFIVRERKLQEEPRTLESLGKELGLSKERVRQLEAAAFSKMRKFLEKNSQEVVSFF from the coding sequence ATGGCTTTAGATGCTGGCTCCGATATGTCTTTTTCACGCCGTGCGATGAAGGCTGAATTGCTTGATGCGGAAACTGAATTGAAATTAGCGTACGCGTGGAGAGATCATCGAGATGAGCAAGCGCTTCACCGGCTAATAAACGCTTATATGCGATTGGCTATTTCCATGGCGGCAAAGTTTAAGCGCTACGGTGCGCCGATGAATGATCTTATTCAAGAGGCAGGTTTAGGCCTTATGAAGGCTGCCGATAAGTTTGATCCGGATCGGGGCGTGCGGTTCTCGACCTATGCCGTGTGGTGGATCAAAGCCAGCGTGCAGGATTATGTGATGCGCAACTGGTCGATGGTGCGCACAGGCTCGACCAGCAGCCAAAAATCATTGTTTTTCAACTTGCGCCGTGTACAAGCGCAGCTAGAGCGCGAAGCATCGCAGCGCGGTGATCGGCTTGATCGCCATCAGTTACACCAACTTATTGCGACGGAAGTTGGCGTGCCGCTCAACGATGTTGAAATGATGGATGGCCGACTGTCAGGTTCGGATTATTCGCTGAATGCCACGCAGTCCAGCGAGGATGAAGGCCGCGAGTGGATTGACACGATCGAAGATGAAGGCGCGCAAACCCAGCATATGTTCGAAGACGAACACGACACGGATCAATTGCGGCAGTGGCTCTTACAGGCCTTGCACGCCCTGAATGACCGCGAACGGTTCATCGTGCGCGAACGCAAGTTGCAAGAAGAGCCGCGCACGCTAGAAAGTTTGGGCAAAGAGCTGGGGCTGTCCAAAGAAAGAGTGCGGCAGCTAGAGGCGGCGGCCTTTTCTAAAATGCGCAAATTTCTTGAAAAAAACTCGCAAGAAGTGGTGAGCTTTTTCTGA
- the coaBC gene encoding bifunctional phosphopantothenoylcysteine decarboxylase/phosphopantothenate--cysteine ligase CoaBC: MLSSKRILLIITGGIAAYKSLDLIRKLRAAGAAVTPVLTGSAKEFVTPLSVAALAGETVYSELFDLTSEAEMGHIELSRSADLILVAPATADMMAKMAQGRADDLASTLILATDTPVLIAPSMNVRMWEHSATQRNLRQLQADGVKIIGPDAGDMACGEFGPGRMSEPVDILTAVQMHFTRGPLTGQRVLLTSGPTHEPIDPVRYIANRSSGRQGSAIAQALVNQGAEVVFISGPAAADPPLGAQIKRVETALEMAQAVEQALPCNIAIFVAAVADYRVDMPGEEKIKKQAGGLSTLSFVENPDILASVAQRRDNRPDLVIGFAAETEALEKNAQAKRMRKGCDWLLANDVSAKTGIMGGDENAILCIEQAGVDQWPRASKAQVAERLVQKIIDHVEKASTAHG; this comes from the coding sequence ATGTTAAGCTCAAAGCGCATTTTGTTAATTATCACGGGCGGCATCGCTGCGTATAAATCCTTGGATTTAATACGCAAATTGCGCGCGGCGGGCGCAGCTGTGACCCCTGTTTTGACAGGCTCGGCGAAAGAATTCGTGACGCCGCTTTCGGTGGCCGCTCTGGCCGGTGAAACAGTATATTCTGAATTGTTCGATTTAACCTCGGAAGCAGAAATGGGCCATATCGAATTATCGCGCAGCGCTGATCTTATTTTGGTCGCGCCTGCCACGGCCGATATGATGGCAAAAATGGCGCAGGGGCGGGCCGATGATCTTGCCTCTACGCTTATTTTGGCGACGGATACGCCGGTACTGATTGCACCCTCTATGAATGTGCGGATGTGGGAACATTCTGCCACGCAGCGCAATTTACGCCAGCTTCAGGCCGATGGCGTGAAAATTATCGGGCCCGACGCCGGAGATATGGCCTGTGGTGAATTTGGGCCCGGTCGTATGTCTGAGCCCGTCGATATTCTGACCGCTGTGCAAATGCATTTTACCCGCGGCCCGCTGACAGGCCAGCGCGTGCTGCTCACGTCCGGCCCAACCCATGAGCCGATTGATCCCGTGCGCTATATTGCGAACCGCTCTTCAGGGCGGCAGGGCAGCGCTATTGCACAAGCCTTGGTCAATCAAGGTGCTGAGGTGGTGTTCATCTCGGGGCCGGCGGCAGCAGACCCGCCCCTTGGCGCGCAGATCAAACGCGTTGAAACGGCCTTAGAGATGGCGCAAGCGGTTGAGCAAGCCCTGCCGTGCAACATCGCGATCTTTGTGGCGGCAGTGGCCGATTATCGTGTAGACATGCCCGGCGAGGAAAAGATCAAGAAACAGGCGGGGGGGCTTTCAACCTTAAGCTTTGTGGAAAATCCCGATATTTTGGCCTCGGTGGCGCAACGCCGCGACAATCGCCCGGATTTGGTGATCGGCTTTGCGGCTGAAACCGAAGCGCTTGAGAAGAATGCACAGGCAAAACGCATGCGAAAGGGCTGTGATTGGCTTTTAGCAAATGATGTTTCAGCCAAAACCGGTATTATGGGGGGCGACGAAAACGCGATTTTGTGCATTGAACAGGCTGGGGTGGATCAATGGCCCAGAGCTTCAAAGGCGCAAGTGGCGGAGCGTTTGGTGCAAAAGATCATTGACCATGTTGAAAAGGCGTCAACGGCGCATGGTTGA
- a CDS encoding dUTP diphosphatase — protein MVEVQFAWSEGADQTLGAPCYETEGAAGADIRANLAPDLRATGMILKAANRLLVPTGLHVAIPPGFEVQLRPRSGLALKHGITLLNAPGTVDSDYRGEIGVILYNSGSQAFLIAHGDRIAQLVVAPVIQARFVNVDQLAGSERNAGGFGSTGRS, from the coding sequence ATGGTTGAGGTCCAATTTGCATGGTCTGAGGGCGCAGATCAAACGCTTGGCGCGCCGTGCTATGAAACTGAAGGTGCAGCCGGTGCAGATATTCGGGCTAATTTAGCGCCTGATTTGCGCGCAACGGGGATGATTTTGAAGGCCGCCAACCGCCTGCTTGTGCCCACTGGGTTGCACGTTGCCATACCGCCGGGTTTTGAGGTTCAGCTGCGGCCAAGATCTGGTCTGGCTTTAAAGCATGGGATTACGCTTTTGAACGCACCGGGAACGGTTGACAGCGATTACCGTGGAGAAATCGGTGTGATTTTGTACAATAGCGGGTCGCAAGCGTTTCTGATTGCACATGGAGATCGGATCGCACAACTGGTCGTGGCGCCCGTCATACAAGCGCGGTTTGTCAATGTAGACCAGCTGGCCGGCAGCGAGCGCAATGCGGGCGGCTTTGGGTCTACGGGGCGCAGCTGA
- the moeB gene encoding molybdopterin-synthase adenylyltransferase MoeB yields the protein MLWLIILALGFWVFGARLKVPSEVRFWVIAALYAALILAHLVLPDQHPLILATGGSVAPLALLGGFIGLILIYRLGLRALRRRAERAQSAGASTPGQSDKFNATELERYARHIMLREIGGVGQKKFKQAKILVIGAGGLGAPALQYLAASGVGTIGVIDDDLVENSNLQRQVIHQDAAIGTPKVFSAQTMMLAQNPYIDIRPYHRRFTQDIAAELCGEFDLLLDGSDNFDTRYLANETAVALGMPLISGALSQWEGQVAVFDPKTFGPCYACVFPSAPAEGLAPSCAEAGVFAPLPGVVGAMMAAEALKLLSDAGTALRGDMLIYDALYGETRKLKMTPRTNCAICGG from the coding sequence ATGCTTTGGCTGATTATTTTAGCGCTGGGGTTTTGGGTTTTTGGCGCACGCTTGAAAGTGCCATCTGAAGTGCGGTTCTGGGTGATTGCAGCGCTTTATGCGGCATTAATACTTGCCCATTTGGTTTTGCCAGATCAGCATCCCTTAATTCTGGCGACGGGTGGTTCTGTCGCTCCCTTAGCCTTGTTGGGTGGGTTTATCGGTCTTATTTTAATCTATCGGCTGGGATTGCGGGCCTTGCGGCGGCGCGCGGAACGCGCGCAAAGCGCAGGGGCGAGCACGCCTGGCCAATCGGACAAGTTTAACGCCACAGAGTTAGAGCGGTATGCGCGTCACATCATGTTGCGCGAAATTGGCGGTGTTGGACAAAAAAAGTTTAAGCAAGCAAAAATCCTGGTCATCGGGGCTGGGGGGCTGGGGGCACCGGCTTTGCAATATTTGGCCGCGTCTGGGGTTGGAACGATTGGCGTGATTGATGATGATTTGGTGGAAAATTCAAATTTGCAACGACAGGTTATCCACCAAGATGCCGCGATTGGTACGCCAAAGGTGTTTTCGGCGCAAACAATGATGCTGGCGCAAAACCCTTATATCGATATACGCCCCTATCACCGCCGCTTCACCCAGGATATCGCTGCCGAGTTATGCGGCGAGTTTGATCTGCTATTGGATGGCAGCGATAATTTTGACACCCGCTATTTGGCCAATGAAACGGCAGTGGCGTTGGGAATGCCTCTGATTTCTGGGGCGTTAAGCCAATGGGAGGGGCAAGTTGCGGTGTTTGATCCCAAAACCTTTGGCCCCTGCTATGCTTGTGTTTTTCCCTCTGCTCCGGCGGAAGGTTTGGCGCCCAGCTGTGCAGAAGCTGGCGTTTTCGCGCCGCTTCCGGGCGTGGTTGGGGCGATGATGGCCGCAGAGGCGCTGAAGCTGCTAAGTGATGCTGGCACGGCGCTGCGGGGGGATATGCTGATCTATGATGCGCTGTATGGTGAGACGAGAAAGCTAAAAATGACGCCCCGCACGAACTGCGCGATCTGCGGTGGTTAA
- a CDS encoding peptidase M3, with the protein MSNPLLSDWTGAFGLAPFAEISDADFAPAFETALAEDLAETLAIANNPQIPSFANTIEALAATGKALHQVLSVFYTLSGADSNAEREALMREFSPKLSAHSSEIYANKALFGRIDRLWNSRAELDLSEEQQRVLMLTHRNFIRAGAALSGTAELRMKEIKSRLAVIGTEFSQNLLHDERSWHLELGPEDLNGLPEFLIDAAKAAGVERGVEAPIVTLSRSIIVPFLQFSAQRDLRKKAYQAWAARGAHAGAHDNRSLALEMLVLRQEMAELLGYPDFASFKLETEMAKTPENVLKLLKDVWQPAKARAEQDAGVLQEMMRAEGVNGDLEKWDWRYYAEKRRGAEFDLDEAQLKPYFQLDQMIAAAFDCANRLFGLSFEEVKLPLYHSDCRAWEVRRDGAHVALFIGDYFARGSKRSGAWCSAMRAQAKFPKAQAPIVINVCNFAKSDPALLSYDDARTLFHEFGHALHQMLSNVTYEMISGTSVPRDFVELPSQLYEHWLDVPEVLAKFATHAETGSAMPQDLLEKVLAAATYDMGFQTVEYVASAMVDLFYHTGDIPTDIMRRQTDILDQINMPKAIGMRHATPQFAHVFSGGYYASAYYSYMWSEVMDADAFAAFEEKGDPFDQSLAQSLEENILAAGGSKDPELLYQAYRGRLPGVQALLQGRGLVSKALI; encoded by the coding sequence ATGAGCAACCCCCTTTTATCTGACTGGACTGGCGCCTTTGGCCTAGCGCCTTTTGCTGAAATTTCTGATGCTGATTTTGCGCCAGCTTTCGAAACGGCTTTGGCAGAAGATCTCGCTGAAACCTTAGCGATTGCGAATAACCCCCAAATCCCCAGTTTTGCCAATACCATTGAGGCATTGGCCGCAACAGGCAAAGCGTTACATCAGGTATTATCGGTGTTCTATACCCTCTCAGGGGCCGATAGTAACGCTGAACGCGAGGCGTTGATGCGAGAGTTTTCCCCCAAACTCTCTGCGCATAGTTCCGAAATCTATGCAAATAAAGCGCTGTTCGGCCGTATTGATCGGCTTTGGAACAGCCGCGCCGAATTGGATCTTTCAGAGGAACAGCAGCGCGTCTTGATGCTGACGCATCGCAATTTCATTCGTGCCGGCGCTGCGTTGAGCGGTACGGCCGAGCTGCGTATGAAAGAAATCAAATCGCGTTTGGCTGTAATAGGTACCGAGTTTTCGCAAAATCTTTTGCATGATGAGCGTAGCTGGCATTTGGAATTGGGGCCTGAAGATTTAAACGGCCTGCCAGAGTTTTTGATTGATGCGGCCAAGGCCGCGGGCGTTGAGCGAGGTGTTGAAGCGCCAATTGTGACTTTGTCGCGATCGATTATTGTGCCGTTTTTACAATTCTCTGCGCAGCGCGACTTGCGCAAAAAGGCTTATCAGGCCTGGGCGGCGCGCGGCGCGCATGCCGGCGCTCATGATAACCGATCCTTGGCCTTGGAAATGCTTGTCCTGCGCCAAGAGATGGCAGAGCTTTTGGGATATCCTGATTTTGCGTCTTTCAAACTTGAGACTGAAATGGCGAAGACGCCAGAAAATGTGTTAAAATTGCTTAAAGACGTCTGGCAACCGGCGAAGGCCCGTGCCGAACAGGATGCAGGCGTTTTGCAGGAGATGATGCGCGCAGAAGGCGTTAATGGCGATTTGGAAAAATGGGATTGGCGCTATTATGCCGAAAAACGCCGCGGTGCAGAATTCGATTTGGACGAGGCGCAATTAAAACCCTATTTCCAACTGGATCAGATGATCGCCGCCGCGTTTGACTGCGCGAACCGTTTATTCGGGTTAAGTTTCGAAGAAGTGAAACTGCCGCTCTATCATTCGGATTGCCGCGCGTGGGAGGTGCGCCGCGATGGCGCGCATGTGGCGCTATTCATTGGCGATTATTTTGCGCGGGGCTCAAAACGCTCGGGGGCTTGGTGCAGCGCGATGCGCGCTCAGGCAAAATTCCCAAAAGCGCAAGCGCCGATCGTGATCAACGTGTGCAATTTTGCCAAAAGCGATCCTGCGTTGCTGTCTTATGATGATGCGCGCACTTTATTTCATGAATTTGGCCATGCTTTGCATCAGATGCTGTCCAACGTAACTTATGAGATGATTTCTGGCACTTCAGTGCCCCGAGATTTTGTGGAATTGCCCAGCCAGCTTTATGAGCATTGGCTTGATGTGCCTGAAGTCTTGGCAAAATTTGCAACGCATGCCGAAACAGGCTCGGCAATGCCGCAAGACTTGCTTGAAAAAGTTTTGGCCGCGGCCACCTATGATATGGGGTTCCAAACCGTTGAATATGTGGCATCTGCGATGGTAGATTTGTTTTATCATACCGGTGATATACCAACTGACATCATGCGGCGGCAGACAGATATTCTTGATCAAATTAATATGCCCAAAGCGATTGGAATGCGCCATGCAACACCGCAATTCGCCCATGTATTTTCAGGGGGGTATTATGCCAGCGCCTATTACAGCTATATGTGGTCTGAAGTGATGGATGCCGATGCATTTGCCGCGTTTGAGGAAAAAGGAGACCCGTTTGACCAAAGTTTGGCGCAATCGCTTGAAGAAAATATCCTAGCCGCGGGTGGCTCGAAAGATCCCGAACTTCTTTATCAGGCCTATCGGGGGCGTCTGCCGGGGGTGCAAGCGCTTTTGCAGGGGCGCGGATTGGTATCAAAAGCCTTAATTTGA
- a CDS encoding co-chaperone GroES: MALKPLHDRVLVRRLEGDEKTSGGLIIPDSAKEKPAEGVVIACGEGARKDSGELIAMAVSNGDKILFGKWSGTEVTVDGEELLIMKESDILGVLS, encoded by the coding sequence ATGGCATTAAAACCGCTTCACGACCGCGTTCTGGTCCGTCGCCTTGAAGGCGATGAAAAAACTTCTGGCGGATTGATCATTCCAGATAGTGCAAAAGAAAAGCCTGCTGAAGGCGTTGTAATCGCTTGCGGTGAGGGTGCTCGCAAAGACAGCGGCGAATTGATCGCAATGGCGGTCAGCAATGGCGATAAAATTTTGTTTGGTAAATGGTCAGGTACAGAAGTTACCGTAGATGGCGAAGAGCTGTTGATCATGAAAGAAAGCGATATTTTGGGCGTTCTGTCCTAA
- the groL gene encoding chaperonin GroEL yields the protein MAAKDVKFATDARNRMLNGVNILADAVKVTLGPKGRNVVLDKSFGAPRITKDGVSVAKEIELEDKFENMGAQMVKEVASRTNDEAGDGTTTATVLAQAIVREGLKSVAAGMNPMDLKRGIDVATAKVVESIKAASREVKDSDEVAQVGTISANGEAEIGRQIADAMQKVGNEGVITVEENKGLETETDVVEGMQFDRGYLSPYFVTNADKMTSELEDCMILLHEKKLSSLQPMVPLLESVIQSQKPLLIIAEDVEGEALATLVVNKLRGGLKIAAVKAPGFGDRRKAMLQDIAILTGGQVISEDLGMKLESVTMDMLGTAKKVQITKDETTIVDGAGAKAEIEARVTQIRNQIEETSSDYDREKLQERVAKLAGGVAVIRVGGMTEVEVKERKDRVDDALNATRAAVQEGVVVGGGVALVQAANALAGVTGENSDQDAGITIVRKAIEAPLRQIAENAGVDGAVVAGKIRESSDPAFGFNAQTEEYGDMFAYGVIDPAKVVRTALEDAASIAGLLITTEAMVADKPAKEGAGGAGGGMPDMGGMGGMGGMM from the coding sequence ATGGCTGCTAAGGACGTCAAATTCGCCACAGATGCACGCAATCGCATGCTCAATGGCGTAAATATTTTAGCTGACGCTGTAAAAGTAACTTTAGGTCCAAAAGGTCGGAACGTTGTTCTGGATAAATCTTTTGGCGCGCCACGGATCACCAAAGATGGTGTGTCAGTTGCCAAAGAAATCGAACTGGAAGATAAGTTCGAAAACATGGGTGCGCAAATGGTCAAAGAAGTGGCCAGCCGCACCAATGACGAAGCCGGTGACGGCACAACCACAGCAACCGTTTTGGCGCAAGCGATCGTTCGCGAAGGCTTGAAATCAGTTGCTGCGGGCATGAACCCCATGGATCTGAAGCGCGGTATTGATGTAGCAACAGCGAAAGTTGTTGAATCAATCAAAGCGGCTTCTCGCGAAGTGAAAGATAGCGATGAAGTGGCGCAGGTTGGCACAATCTCTGCCAATGGCGAAGCCGAAATCGGCCGCCAAATCGCGGATGCGATGCAAAAAGTGGGCAATGAAGGCGTGATCACTGTTGAAGAGAATAAAGGCTTGGAAACAGAAACCGACGTTGTTGAAGGCATGCAATTCGACCGTGGATATCTGTCACCTTACTTTGTGACCAATGCAGATAAAATGACCTCTGAGTTGGAAGATTGCATGATCTTGTTGCACGAAAAGAAGCTGTCTTCTTTGCAGCCAATGGTGCCATTGCTTGAATCCGTGATCCAATCGCAAAAACCCTTATTGATCATTGCAGAAGATGTTGAAGGCGAAGCCTTGGCAACTTTGGTGGTGAACAAATTGCGCGGCGGCTTGAAAATCGCGGCTGTGAAAGCGCCTGGATTTGGTGATCGCCGCAAAGCGATGCTGCAGGATATCGCAATTTTGACAGGTGGCCAGGTGATCAGCGAAGATTTGGGCATGAAGCTTGAATCAGTGACCATGGACATGCTTGGCACGGCCAAGAAGGTTCAAATCACCAAAGACGAAACAACCATTGTTGATGGTGCCGGTGCGAAAGCTGAAATCGAAGCACGCGTGACGCAGATCCGCAATCAGATCGAAGAAACTTCATCTGATTACGATCGTGAAAAGCTTCAAGAGCGCGTTGCCAAATTGGCTGGCGGTGTTGCCGTGATCCGCGTTGGTGGAATGACCGAAGTGGAAGTGAAAGAGCGCAAAGACCGCGTTGATGATGCGCTGAATGCGACCCGTGCTGCGGTTCAAGAAGGCGTTGTTGTCGGTGGCGGCGTTGCGCTGGTGCAAGCGGCTAATGCGTTGGCTGGTGTGACTGGTGAAAACTCTGACCAAGATGCGGGTATCACGATCGTGCGCAAAGCAATCGAAGCGCCTTTGCGCCAGATCGCTGAAAACGCAGGCGTTGACGGTGCCGTTGTTGCTGGCAAAATCCGCGAAAGCAGCGATCCGGCATTTGGCTTTAACGCTCAAACCGAAGAATATGGTGATATGTTCGCTTATGGTGTTATTGACCCTGCCAAAGTTGTGCGCACAGCGTTGGAAGACGCCGCTTCAATCGCGGGTCTGTTGATCACAACAGAAGCGATGGTTGCAGATAAGCCTGCCAAAGAAGGTGCCGGCGGCGCCGGAGGCGGCATGCCCGACATGGGCGGCATGGGCGGCATGGGCGGCATGATGTAA